CGATCTTCCTCGCAGGGTTGCTCGCCCTGTTCTTCGCCCTGGACGTTCAGGCTAAAACGGCGAGATGGGCGGGTCGATTCGGTGCCGCATCGGCGGTGGCGACGTTGGCGCTGTACGGCGTCCTCCAGGCGGTCGACGGGGTCGCCCTCAAGCAGGCTGTGAACGCGTGGGCGAGCGCCCCGGACGCCGAGAAGGCGGCGCGCTTCGCGAGCGCCGAGGCAATCCGCTGGCTTGAGTGGGGGGTGAGGAGCTACCAAAACTTCGCCTTGGGCCTCGCCTTGCTCCTGTTCGCAGCCGCAGTCATGCGGACGGCATGGCTCCCGCGGCCGTTAGCCCACCTGATGGGGCTTTCCGGCCTCACCTACCTGGTGCAGGGCTGGGTGGTCGGCTCCGCAGGTTTCTCGCAAACGGAGACGATCGCAATCGTGCTGGCCTTCGTCCTGGACGTAGCGTGGATGATCTGGCTGGTCGTGGTCGCCTGGCGGATTCAGGATTCGCAGGCCCCGTCGCCTGGCCGATGAAGCCAGGGCCCGCGCGGCGCTGGTCACCTTCGACATCGCCGGCGACCGCGCCGACACGAAGGCGACGATCGGCCCATCCAGGACATGGCATCCGTGGGCTGAGCCCCCACCCAGCCTTCGACCAGCCGCGGACCGCGGT
The window above is part of the Micromonospora inositola genome. Proteins encoded here:
- a CDS encoding DUF4386 family protein; translated protein: MSSTFPALSATPAHTEPLARRTSLRLSATLLLVGQLLYIVVTQFHAAGDANNHSAVFAEYAGSGIWTAVHLGQFAGMAIFLAGLLALFFALDVQAKTARWAGRFGAASAVATLALYGVLQAVDGVALKQAVNAWASAPDAEKAARFASAEAIRWLEWGVRSYQNFALGLALLLFAAAVMRTAWLPRPLAHLMGLSGLTYLVQGWVVGSAGFSQTETIAIVLAFVLDVAWMIWLVVVAWRIQDSQAPSPGR